From the Helicobacter mustelae genome, the window TATGTGGCTTTTCCACTGGAGGAGCAAGCTCAAAAACAGCTTGGCATCTCGCAGGGCAAGCTCATCATCTGGACCACTACTCCCTGGACACTTCCTGCAAATGTAGCAATCGCAATCAAGCCTGAGGCTACTTATGTTCTCACCAAACAAGGATTTATCGTAGGCAAACCCCTGCTTAGCGAGCTCGCACAAAATGGGATCATCGATGAGGAAGTGGTACGTGAATTTAGCAGCAAAGAGCTAGAAAAACTCTTTGCAATCAATCCGCTAAATCATCGCAAATCCCTCATCATCCTGGGGGATCATGTCAGCTTGGAAAATGGGACTGGAGCCGTGCACACAGCCCCAGGACATGGAGAGGATGACTATTATGTGGCGCTAAAATATGATCTAGAAGTATTGATGCCCGTGGATGATAGGGGGCATTATGATGAGCAAATTATTCACAAAAATCTTTTGCCAAAACACTTTTTGGGCCAGCATATCTTTGCAGCACAAAAAGAAATTATCGAAATGCTAGGGGATTCTTTGCTCAAACATACTGTGATCACACACTCCTATCCTCATTGCTGGCGTTCTCACAAGCCTGTGATCTATCGTGCAACTACGCAGTGGTTTATCTTGATGGACAAGCCCTTTAGAGAAGGGAAGACCCTGCGCCAAATTGCTCTTGAAGCCATTGACAAAACCACATTCTATCCAGAAAATGGGCGCAATCGAATCTATTCTATGGTAGAGAATCGTCCGGATTGGTGCATCAGTCGTCAAAGAGATTGGGGCGTGCCTCTTGCTTTTTTCCAAAACAAAAAAGATCACAGCATTTTATTAGATGATGCCGTGCTAAATCATCTCAAAGCGCGATTTGAAAAAGAAGGCTGTGATATTTGGTGGAGTGAAGAGATTGAAAATCTCCTGCCACAAAGTCATAAACATCTCGCCCCAGAGCTTTTTAAATGCGGTCATATTTTAGATGTATGGTTTGAAAGCGGAAGCACTTGGCAGGCCGTACTCAAAACCAAGACCAACAATCCCCCCTATCAAGCAGGAAATTATCCTGCAGATATGTATCTAGAAGGGAGTGATCAACACCGAGGATGGTTCCAAAGCTCCCTGCTTTTGAGTTGTGCGATCCTAGGGGAAGCGCCATTTAAAAGCATTTTGACTCACGGATTTACCGTCGATGAAAAAGGAGAAAAACAAAGCAAAAGCAAAGGCAATGTGATCCCCCCAGAAACCATCCTCAAAAATCAAGGCAGTGAAATCCTGCGCCTATGGGTGGCGATGAATGATTATCAAAGTGATTTGAGAATCTCTGCAAACATCATCGCCCAGGTCGCAGAACAATACAAAAAAATCCGCAATACCCTGCGTTTTTTGCTGGCTAATATCAATGATTTAG encodes:
- the ileS gene encoding isoleucine--tRNA ligase; protein product: MDYKDTLSLPTTNFAMRGNLPSQEPKRYAKWKEQKAYQKMLNHRKNAKNSFFIHDGPPYANGNLHIGHALNKILKDIITKTHYFQGERITYTPGWDCHGLPIEQQVEKNLGKEKEKLDTLTIRKLCRDHAKKFVQIQSEEFQQLGVIGDFENPYKTMDFPFESDIFDTLCKIAKAGLLVERNKPIYWSWACQTALADAEVEYKDKQSDSIYVAFPLEEQAQKQLGISQGKLIIWTTTPWTLPANVAIAIKPEATYVLTKQGFIVGKPLLSELAQNGIIDEEVVREFSSKELEKLFAINPLNHRKSLIILGDHVSLENGTGAVHTAPGHGEDDYYVALKYDLEVLMPVDDRGHYDEQIIHKNLLPKHFLGQHIFAAQKEIIEMLGDSLLKHTVITHSYPHCWRSHKPVIYRATTQWFILMDKPFREGKTLRQIALEAIDKTTFYPENGRNRIYSMVENRPDWCISRQRDWGVPLAFFQNKKDHSILLDDAVLNHLKARFEKEGCDIWWSEEIENLLPQSHKHLAPELFKCGHILDVWFESGSTWQAVLKTKTNNPPYQAGNYPADMYLEGSDQHRGWFQSSLLLSCAILGEAPFKSILTHGFTVDEKGEKQSKSKGNVIPPETILKNQGSEILRLWVAMNDYQSDLRISANIIAQVAEQYKKIRNTLRFLLANINDLETLAPKENLSPIDVWILKTTKNTFSLVQSYFAKYDFVKGLQILMYYISNELSGIYMDLCKDSLYCDHKDSVSVQAHKSTMVLIARNLAHLLAPILTYTIDEMLDFAPAVLKEDTEDVFALTPLDWDFVDELALQGDFSLLLSLRTKYVEILGNLKDEKKVKSSLETVLYAPDLSFDYLDQWLIISEVTDTAPSEVLATFEIDGKRFVLGMAKKHKCPRCWRYLAQSEGELCQRCAEVLEKQK